The nucleotide sequence TCCACAGTCGTGCACTCGGTCGGCGCCTGGTGTGCGCTGGCGGGCGTGCTGGTGCTGGGCCCGCGGCTGGGGCGTTATGGCCGCGCCGGCGATGTGCGCGCGATTCCCGGCCACAACCTGCCGATGGTGGCGCTGGGCGGCTTCATTCTCTGGCTGGGCTGGTTCGGCTTCAACGGCGGCTCGACCCTGGCAGCCAGCGAGGACGTCGGCGGCGTGCTGCTCAACACGCACCTGGCCGGCGCCGCCGGTTGGGTCGGCGCCACCCTGATGCAGCGGCTGCTGAAAGCGCCGGTGCTGATGAGCCACTCGGTCAACGGCGCCATCGCCGGGCTGGTGGCCATCACCGCCGGCTGCGCCAGCATGAATACCGGCTTCGCGGTGCTGACCGGGCTGATCGGCGGCATGATCATGGTGCTGGGCAGTCGGCTGCTGGATGCCTGGCAGATCGACGACGTGGTGGGGGCCGTGCCGGTCCACGGCTTTGCCGGCGTCTGGGGCACGATCGCCACCGGATTGTTCTATGCCGACGACCTGTTCAACCCGGAGCGGGTGGTGATCCAGGCAGTGGGCGCCTTCAGTGCCTTCCTGTGGGCCTTCCCGGTCGCCTGGGTGTTGTTCTATGCCTTGAAGAAGATCGTCGGCCTGCGCGCCGACACCCTGCACGAGCAGCGCGGCCTCGACTACACCGAGCATGCCGAGATCGGCTATCCCGAGTTCCAGAAAGAACTCACCCACGGTGGACAACGGTGAGCGCGGCTATGAGCAGCCCCAGCCCGATGAACCTGGCCCGGCGCCGGCGTGCGCTGGAAATCGGCCTCAGCGGTGTGCTCGGCGGCGGCCAGCTACGCGATGCCCTGGCCCTGTGGGACGGCACCTATGCGAAGGACCGGGCCAACGCGATGACCGACTTCGCCCAAACCCTGACCGCACAACTGGGGCTGGCACCGCGGCAGGCAGTGGCGCTGCGGTCGGCCCTGTTCCAGGCATTGCTCAAGTACGACGTTCAGCGCGACGCCCCGCCTGCGGGGCCGGCCAGTACCGGCGCCACCATCGGCAGCCCGGCCTACATCGTGTTCCGCGAAATGGCGGTGCGCCTTTTCAATACCGCGGAACACGCCGGACCCGAGGCCCTGCGTGATTTCATCGAAACTGCCGAATCGCCCGAGACCGCCATCCTCTCCGGCGGCCTGCACCAGGGCGATTTCGGGGCCGTCAGCGGCGCCGACGACAAGACCCTGGCGTCCATCCTGCACCGGCTGTATGTGGGCCTGGTCCACGCCGTCGGGCCGGTTGCCGCCGACCGCGGCCTGGCGCGCGCCGTGAGTGCCGCCGAGGCGCTGCCGGCAGCCGTGCAGTTCTCGCCGCAGCGGCTGTTGTAGCGCACCGGGCACAACGAACGAGGCGCCCACCCGTGGCGCCTCGTCCATCACCCCGCGGGGCGATCAGTTGCCTGCACGTCGCACCCCGTCGATGCTGAACTCGCCCGGCCGCGGCTCGCGGCGGTTGAACCGGGCCGAGCTCGGCTCTTCGCTGGTGATGTTCTCGGCGCTGTAGGCGCCCGACAGCAGGTCCTGATAGAAGCTGGCGTTGAGGTAGTAGAACTGGCCATCGTAGGCGTAGGCGGCGGCGTTGTTGGTGACCCGCCACAGCTCGCCGCGACGGTCGTACAGGTCTGCCAGCGACAGCTGCCAGGAGTCCTCTTCGACATAGAACACACGCTTGCCGTAGACGTGCCGGTTGCCGGGCTTCAGGGTGCCTTCCACCACCCAGACCCGTCGCAGCTCCCAGCGCAACGTATCGGGGTTCGGGTGCCCGGTGGTCGAGGTGATGTCGGCATAGGCCGTGGCGGGGTCTTCCAGCCGGTTGGTGTGGAACGGTACGTAGAGCGCCTGCCGCCCCACCAACTTCCAATCGAAACGCTCGGGCGAGCCGTTGAATCCGTTCTGCTCGTCCACTACCCGCGGCCCCACCGGCATCGGGTAGTCGAACCCGACATCCGGCGACTTGCGCAGCCGCCGTGAACCGGGGTCGTACTGCCAGGCCTGGCGCGGTGCGTTGAGAAAGTCGAAGGTGTTGACAGTGAATGACACCTTGCCTGCCTCGCGTGGCGGTGCCTTCTGCGCACTGATGCTCTGCGAATAGACGTCGCCGTCGTTCCAGCCTTCGCGGTCGTTGCCCCGCAGATAGCGATTGAACACCGTCAGCTCGTTGCGGGCCCAGGCCACGGCACCGTTGGGCTGCACATACGCGCCGACATTGGGCGCTTCGAGCATCCAACCGCCCACCGTGGTCATGATGTTGTAGACCACCTCGATTCCGGTCTGCGGGATTGGAAACGCCGGCCCGCCATAGGCACCGACCAGCGTAAGGCCATCGTTGGTGAGGGACGCTTCGGTGGCATTGCGCCGCACGTTCTCGTTGACCGTGTCGCTGTGGCGAAAATCGCGGCGCGTCGGGTACACCACCATGCGATAGGTGTCGGGGTAGCGTGCGAACAGGGCCTTCTGGCCCTCACTCAGGTTCGCCGCGTGCTCGGCCATGTTGGCCGCGGTAATGGTGAGCAGCGGCGCGTCGTCCGGGTACGGGTCGGCATTGCGCTTGCCGTCGTAGTCGACGTGCTCGGGCACCCCCAGCCACTTGCCGCTCCATTCGGGGATGCGGCCGTCCTCGCTGGCAGCGCGCTCGGCGCCGGTGGGGGTCAGCGTGGTGCCGAGTGCGGCGGCGGCTTCAGCCGACACCGCCGAAAATGCGGGCTGGCTGGCCACAAGGCTGATCAAGGCAACCGCCGGCAGGCAGATGAACGTGGTTCTCATGTGGTTTCTCCGTCCGGGTTCAGAAGCTGTACTTGGCGCTGAAGGCCACATGGCTGCGGTCGGCCAGGGTTTTGTTCACCAGATCCGGTGTGCCGCGATAGCCGTTCCATGCGGCCTGCAGTTCAAGGTTGCCGAGGTACTTGCCGGTCACGCCAACGCTGTAGCGCTCGTCGCCCTCACCGGTGAAGCTGCCGAGCGCCCCGGCGATGGCCGGCTTGCCGTGGAACAGGTGCCCGTGCACCAGCGACAGCGTCAGGTCCCAGCCCGGGAACACCTGCTGATACCCGAACTGCGCCAGCAACTGATACGCCGTGGCGGTGTGGCCGTTGCTGGGGGTGTCGAAGGTGGCGCCGCCGACGACGATGGGCTCGACATCCTGAAGCTGCAGCCACGACACCTCACCGAGCACCGTCAGCGTGTCCCACAGCGCCGTCGGCAGCAGCAACCGGGTCAGGCCCAGGTTGGCCTGCAGGGCGTCGGCACGCCCCGGGGTCGGCGAGTTGGTTGGGCCCACATTGATGTTGACGCCGGCGCCTTCACGGTAGGTCAGCTCCCCCGCTACCGCCGTGCCGAGCACCTGCGAGGCGAAGCTGGCGCCGGTCATCTTGATGTCGTCGATGTACACCGCGTTGTAGCCCACCGGCAATGGCTGAAACACGCCGGGCGCCACCTCGATCGGTGTCACCTGGGTGAAGACACCGGTGGGGTTCTTGTCGTGATAGCGGATGTGATGCACGCCCACCTCGGTGGCATCGCCCAGGCGCAGGCGGGTCGACAACCCCCACTGACCTTCGTCATCAGGCTCGATGTCATCCCCGCGCGGCACCCGATCGAGGCCGAACGGCGCCAGCGACGGAATCAGCAGCGTGTTGGCGCCCGGCCCGATGACATCGGTGGAGCTGAAGAAGGCCCCCGCCGGGTTCAGCTCGGTCGACTCCCACTCCCACTGCCAATAGCTGGCGACACTGATCCGTGGCGTCAGCCCCCACTGCAGGTAGACCTGCCCCACCGGCAGCAGAATCTCCTTCACCTCGGTGCCCGGCACGTTCGACTTGGTGGCATCCGCCGGCGACTGCGCGCCACTCATGTTGGGAAAGAACAAGCTCTCGCCCCACGAAATGACCTGGTTGCCAACCCGAACATCCAGCGCCGTCTGCCCGAGGTACCAGGTGCCGTAGGCGTAGGCATCGAGCAGCCGTGCGCGGCCGCCGAGAAACTTGCGTGCCTCATCGGTGAATTCGTTGGGGTCGCCATCCTTGTTGGCCGACGCCGGATTGTCGTGATCGTTGTCGCGCCGGTACACGTTGTCGTAGAAGGCACTGCCGCGGACGAATGCCCCATACTGCTGATGCCGTAAGTGCAACTCGCCGAGCACCGCCAGCCGATTGTTGATCATCGCGCCGCGCGCGAAATTGCGGTTGCCGTCGTCGCCATTGACGTTGCTGTTGAGCGTGGCGTCCGGGTCTTCCAGCCGCCAGGCGGCGCTGTAGGTCAGGTTGGCGAGATAGTCGAGCGAGGTATCAACCCCGAGACCGATGGTGCCTGCCTGTACCGGCGCCGCCATCAGTACCGCCGCGCCCACAACGATGCTGCTCAAAAACGATTGCCCTGCCGCGCGTGCCGCCGATGAATGCCAGGAAGCGTTCATGCGTCTCCTCCGCTGTCTTGCGAATGGTTGTTGTGCGCCCCAGTGGTCCGGGGTCACGCAAACCATGGCAACACCCGTCAGCGGTGTCCTACTCCGTTCGGCCTACGCGATGTGACCGAGGTGTCACATGACGACCAACGCAGTGCCGGGGCCGACGAACGGACTTGGTGGCGGTCATTGCAGGCCGATGCAACCCGGACAGTTGGAATCGCGAGCTTGTGCAGCCCGCTGCTGTCGTCGCGAGCCCGCTAGCCTTGCCTGTTGTCATTGCCAGCCGGCGAAGCTCTCCCTGCTGACATCGCCAGCACGCGAAACCCTCCCTGCTCATCGCCGATCCGCGAAGTCCTCCCTGCTGTCATTGCGGGCCCGCGAAGCGGGCGCGGCAATCTCATCCGGCTGGCACCGTCTTAGTCAACGAGATCGCCACGCGGCCAGGCCGCCCGCGACACCTTGAATGCCCTGCTTTTTATCCGCCAACCGTTTCGATGGCCCAAAAAAAAAGCGGCGGGAGAACCCCGCCGCATTTTCTGTCATTCATCTCAACCGCCGAAGTCGAGTGAGATCGTCGTGGTGGGCCCTTTGATCGTGCGATCGTAGGATTCGGGTGTGTCAGCCCCACCATCGATGGCATCGATGTAGCGCTCCCAGCGATAGGCCGTGCCGATGCTGAAACCTCCAACCCGATAGGTCAGTCCCAGGCTGGCCCCCACCACCGGGACGTTTTCCGAACGGGTTCGCGTGCTGCGAGGGATGTCGGTTTCCTCAATCGACGATGGGGACGGCGGCACAACCGTCAATCCAATGAGATCACCGCCCTTCAGCTCGTTGACCCGCGCCTTTTCGCGGCCGGAGACCGTCACCCGCTGGTCACCGTGCAAGATGCCGCCAGTGAGCCCCCAGTCCAGATCGACAACGCCCGAACGCCCGCCATCAAACAAGCGATTCGCGGCTTCCCAATTCACCATCAGCCCGGTCCCCTCGAACTGTCGGCGCACGGCGATATCGGCGTTGTACAGGGTGCGTGTCGCCAGATTTCCCGGCAACCCTTGAATCACCACGATATTCTCCGGAATGTTCCAATCGGGGATCCCGTTCAGCGCAACGTCTGTGTCGGAATCGAGTCTGCCACGCCGCAGGCCGATACCCACAGCGGAGCGTTCCAGACCGCCGAAACGCCATTCTCGCCACAGGGTCAGGTCGGAGAAGCGATAGGCCTCACGGTCCCGTATGGAGATCGCCGCATTGTTGGCAATCGAGAAGTTCGTGAGTGGCAGGAACTGCCCAATCCCGTCGACGCTGTTCGGATCGCTGCAGATCTCCGGGTTTTGCAGCTCGAGAATCCCTCCTGCCAGCGTGCACACAGGGTCAGTGAATTGCTCGGCATAGGCGTCTGCCTTGCCCGTGGTACTTCCGAACCGATACTGCCCCGCAAGCGCCCATGGCCCTTCGCCCATATTCCAGGTCAGGCCGATTGAGCGACCGTCCCCCCAGCTCAAGCTCTCGTTCTGCGGGCCATCGAAGATATCCAGCGCCCCCGAAAAGGCATCGCCGAAGCTGGGGGCCACCGGCGTCGTGGGCGCGTCGATCTTCAACACCTGCCCGCCCAGCGCCAGGGTCAGGGGGAACCGGTGGTCCGCAGGGCGGCGCGCGCCAAACCCACGAATCACGCCACTGCCATTCCAGTTCTTGGTCACCCGCAGGCCGAACAACCGGGGCTCGGTCAGAAAGACATTGGAGGTCAGACCGGTGTCGTCGGAGTTGAGGAACGCGCCTGAAATGGCGGTCTCGTCAGTCACATTCTTGATGTAGGCCATGATGTTCCAGCCGTCGACATCATTGACGAAGATGGCGGCCAGATTCATCGTGAAGTACTCGTCCAGACGGTTGAACTCGTGGTCGTTGAACACCCGCCACCAGGATTCCGACTGCCAGTGCAGATCGGTGTGCAGGTTCATCAGCCAGCGACTCGACAACGGGATGGTGTAATCCGCAGATACCGTGGCCGTGTAGTTGGGCGCATTCGGCAGTTCGTTGCCCCCCAGCTCCTTCGCAAATCCCTCCCCGTTGTTGGGCGCGGTGGCAGGGTCGAAGCCCGGGTAGTTGGTATGTCGGTCCAGTTGACTGCGCGCAATCCCGCCGGGTAGGCCCTGTGCCTCCCTCTCTGCCATGGTCAGATCGCTCAATTGAATGGTGGGATCCGGCACATAGGGCAGCTGCGTCACGGGGTCGTAACCTTGGCCGTAAGCGATTTCACAGCCCCCCACACCACCACCTCCCACACCGCCAAGCGGTACCACTTCCGTCGGATTGTCCGGGTCGTCCAGAAACACCATGGTGGGCAGGATGCAGCTCGAGGCGATGGTCGGGAACGGCCGGACCACCACCCAATCCTCATTGCCGGCAGTCCGGTCCATCAAATCGACGGCAGCTTCACCATCGGCGATGCGGGTCTTCTGATAGCCGGTCTTGAGCCCGAGTAGCAGGTTTTCACGTGCGTACCAATCCAGCTCAATCTCGGCACCCCACACCTCGGTGTCGAAGTTCCGGTTGAAGGCGGAGCGATCCACGATTTCGGAGACCTGATAGTCGGTGTAGTCGTAGTAGAACGCTGCCAGGTTGGCCGTCAGTCGCCCGTCCAACAGCGTGTTCTTGGTGCCGATCTCAAAGGCGTTGACGAACTCGGCATCGAAGGTTTTTGGACGGGTTGCCGAGGCCTGCTGCGCCGCCCGTGCTGATCCCGGATCTGCGTAGTAGGACCGCACGAAGCCGGGAGGATTGGCGCCTCCCGCCTTGTATCCGCGCGAGTAAGACCCATACAACAGCGTCTCGTCAGTGAAGCTTAGATTGGGCTTCCAATCGAGGACCAGTCGACCCGTGGGCTCCCGCCATTCCTGTCGCTCGACATCAGCGACCGGGTAGCCATAAGTCCCGGTCACCAACAGCCACGTTGGAATGCGCGGCGCCGTTTTCCGATCCACGGACCAACGAAGACCTGCCGTCAGCTTGAGGTTGTCGGTGATGTTGTAATACGTCTCGCCAAAGAGGCCATAGGATCGAAGGCCGTAAGGATTTCGACTGAGGAAATAGTTGTGGCCCTGGTCGTTGACGCTATCGATGGAGTTGGGGTCGATATAGGTACAACCTTGCACTGTGTATAGGTCATCCGGATTCCCGGGTGCATACCCATTGAGCAGACAGCCACTGTTGTCGGATTGACCAGCGACGTAGGGACCGTCGGGCAGTGGGTCGGGATTGAACCGATAGGGGTTCCGCGCCGCGATCAGGCTGATGGAGTTGAAAAAGACCTGGTACTGCACCTCGGTATCAAAGCGCAGATAGTTGGCCCCCAAACTGAAGTTGAAGGGGCCATCAAAGGCCGAGGCGAGTCGCAGTTCCTGACTCAGCTGTTCCGATTCCGAGGATGCGATATCAACCCCGACTAGACGGTCGGAGCAGCCCAGCTGGGGATCACAGAAGACACCATTCTCATCAAGAACGCCATTGTCCACGGACAGCGCGTCGGTAGCCCAGGCGCCTGGCGCCGTATTGAAACGGTTGAAGTCCTGCAGCGAATAGGCGCTGTCGAGTCCGTAGGCCGTCTCCGAAGTGAGGGTCAGGCTGTCGGTAAGACCGATGTCGAGTTGCAGATGCCCGATATCGGCACTGGCCCGATAGACCGGGTCAATGGTGGACTCGATGGCGCGCAGATCTTGCGACTGTGTGGTGCTGAGATACGGGTCGTCCAGCGCCGTCGGCAGACCGATGGCGCTCAATGGCACGTAGTAGGGCAACATCAGACCATTCGGGGTCTGGAAGGCGGCGGCATCGTATAGCGACCCGCGTGTGCAGCCCTGGCTCAAGGTGGCCTGCGTTCCTGCAAATAACGCGCCTGATTGCCCCCCTGCGGTATCGGTACTGAAGTAGTCCTGAGGCACTCCTCCGACTTCAGTAACGACATCCTTGGTACACAGCTGCTTACCGGAGCGAAGACGATCATCGTCTTCCTCGAAGTGTTCCCAGGTGATGATGGCATCGATCCGGTCGTTGGGCTGAATGCGCAACGACATGCGGGTGGAGAACAGGTCCCGGCCATCGATGGGGCTGCCGGTGATGTCGTTGGTGGCGTAGCCATCCCGCGTGGTGCCGGCCCCGGCGACCCGGAACGCGACGGTATCTTCGAGCAGCGGAATGTTGAGCATGCCCTCCCATCGACTGCTGTTGTAGTTGCCCATGTCCAGCGACGCCCGCGCTTCGGCATCGAACTTGGGTTTATTGGTGATCAGGTTGACCACCCCGGCGGTCGCGTTGCGGCCGTAAAGAGTGCCCTGTGGTCCGCGCAGCACCTCGACCCGCTCGAGGTCGTAGAACTCCTGTTCGAAGAAGCGGTTGCTGATGAACGTGGTGTTGTTCATCGCCACCGCCACGGCGGGGTCGGTGGTGGCCGAGATGGCCTGGGTGCCGATGCCGCGAATCTGGATGTTGTAGCCGGTGAAGTTGGTCTTGGTGAACGTCATGTTCGGGACCTGGGTGATCAGGTCCGGTCCACCAGCGATCTGCCCTTTGGTCAGGTCTTCCATGGTGAAGGCGCTGATGGCGATGGGGACGTCCTGCAAGCGCTCTTCACGCTTCTGACCGGTGACGATGATTTCTTCAACGCCCCGCCGTCGGGCCATCTCCACCGCGGCGGTTCCGCCCGGGGCTGGAGTGGTATCCACGGTCGGATCAAACAGCTCGCCGTTGGCGTTGGGATCCGCAAGGGCAACCTCAGCGCCCTGCCCGCGGCTACGCTCGAGCAGTTGCCGCTGGTACCGCTCCACCGCGGCCGGCTCACCCACCATCAGCCCACCATCAGGTGTGAACAGGTATTCCAATGCGGTGCCCTGAAGCAATTGCTCGATGGCCTGCTCACGGCTGAGGTTGCCGCTGACCGGGGTGGCCACCTTGCCGACCACGGCGTCGGGCGCGAAGAACAGCTCCTGCCCACTCTGCCGGCCAAATTCCGCCAGGGCGGTGCCGAGGTCCTGCGAGGGGATATCAAAGCTGGTGGTGCGCGCCGAGACGGCTGTCGCCGCTGTGAGATCGGCGGCCGAGTTCCCTTGCGCCCACGCGCCCGGTGCCAGCGCGAGACCTCCCCATGCCAACAGCAGGGCGCCGGCGATCTGTGCCGGGCCAAAACGCGATTCGGACATTTCTGCCTCCTTAGTGTGGGCGGGCCGCTTTATGGATTGCGGCTTTGCTCAGAGATAAGGACGGATGGCGAGGGGAAAGTGTGACCCTACAAGACAGTGCCGAGTGGTGAGTGATGCGTGCTGAGTAACGGCAACAACAACCGCAACGAGCAACGCATTAGCTGCGGCGGCCTAGAACAATCCGATCTTCGCTGATGTCGAGAATGCGGATGGGGAAGTGCAGGGTCAGCATGTTGACGAAGACGTTAGGGTTGCTGGTGCTGAACACGCCGCTGACCCGCAGCTCGCCGAGGCCGGGGTCCTGCAATACCACCTGAC is from Flagellatimonas centrodinii and encodes:
- a CDS encoding TonB-dependent receptor domain-containing protein; this translates as MSESRFGPAQIAGALLLAWGGLALAPGAWAQGNSAADLTAATAVSARTTSFDIPSQDLGTALAEFGRQSGQELFFAPDAVVGKVATPVSGNLSREQAIEQLLQGTALEYLFTPDGGLMVGEPAAVERYQRQLLERSRGQGAEVALADPNANGELFDPTVDTTPAPGGTAAVEMARRRGVEEIIVTGQKREERLQDVPIAISAFTMEDLTKGQIAGGPDLITQVPNMTFTKTNFTGYNIQIRGIGTQAISATTDPAVAVAMNNTTFISNRFFEQEFYDLERVEVLRGPQGTLYGRNATAGVVNLITNKPKFDAEARASLDMGNYNSSRWEGMLNIPLLEDTVAFRVAGAGTTRDGYATNDITGSPIDGRDLFSTRMSLRIQPNDRIDAIITWEHFEEDDDRLRSGKQLCTKDVVTEVGGVPQDYFSTDTAGGQSGALFAGTQATLSQGCTRGSLYDAAAFQTPNGLMLPYYVPLSAIGLPTALDDPYLSTTQSQDLRAIESTIDPVYRASADIGHLQLDIGLTDSLTLTSETAYGLDSAYSLQDFNRFNTAPGAWATDALSVDNGVLDENGVFCDPQLGCSDRLVGVDIASSESEQLSQELRLASAFDGPFNFSLGANYLRFDTEVQYQVFFNSISLIAARNPYRFNPDPLPDGPYVAGQSDNSGCLLNGYAPGNPDDLYTVQGCTYIDPNSIDSVNDQGHNYFLSRNPYGLRSYGLFGETYYNITDNLKLTAGLRWSVDRKTAPRIPTWLLVTGTYGYPVADVERQEWREPTGRLVLDWKPNLSFTDETLLYGSYSRGYKAGGANPPGFVRSYYADPGSARAAQQASATRPKTFDAEFVNAFEIGTKNTLLDGRLTANLAAFYYDYTDYQVSEIVDRSAFNRNFDTEVWGAEIELDWYARENLLLGLKTGYQKTRIADGEAAVDLMDRTAGNEDWVVVRPFPTIASSCILPTMVFLDDPDNPTEVVPLGGVGGGGVGGCEIAYGQGYDPVTQLPYVPDPTIQLSDLTMAEREAQGLPGGIARSQLDRHTNYPGFDPATAPNNGEGFAKELGGNELPNAPNYTATVSADYTIPLSSRWLMNLHTDLHWQSESWWRVFNDHEFNRLDEYFTMNLAAIFVNDVDGWNIMAYIKNVTDETAISGAFLNSDDTGLTSNVFLTEPRLFGLRVTKNWNGSGVIRGFGARRPADHRFPLTLALGGQVLKIDAPTTPVAPSFGDAFSGALDIFDGPQNESLSWGDGRSIGLTWNMGEGPWALAGQYRFGSTTGKADAYAEQFTDPVCTLAGGILELQNPEICSDPNSVDGIGQFLPLTNFSIANNAAISIRDREAYRFSDLTLWREWRFGGLERSAVGIGLRRGRLDSDTDVALNGIPDWNIPENIVVIQGLPGNLATRTLYNADIAVRRQFEGTGLMVNWEAANRLFDGGRSGVVDLDWGLTGGILHGDQRVTVSGREKARVNELKGGDLIGLTVVPPSPSSIEETDIPRSTRTRSENVPVVGASLGLTYRVGGFSIGTAYRWERYIDAIDGGADTPESYDRTIKGPTTTISLDFGG
- a CDS encoding DUF1302 domain-containing protein, which codes for MNASWHSSAARAAGQSFLSSIVVGAAVLMAAPVQAGTIGLGVDTSLDYLANLTYSAAWRLEDPDATLNSNVNGDDGNRNFARGAMINNRLAVLGELHLRHQQYGAFVRGSAFYDNVYRRDNDHDNPASANKDGDPNEFTDEARKFLGGRARLLDAYAYGTWYLGQTALDVRVGNQVISWGESLFFPNMSGAQSPADATKSNVPGTEVKEILLPVGQVYLQWGLTPRISVASYWQWEWESTELNPAGAFFSSTDVIGPGANTLLIPSLAPFGLDRVPRGDDIEPDDEGQWGLSTRLRLGDATEVGVHHIRYHDKNPTGVFTQVTPIEVAPGVFQPLPVGYNAVYIDDIKMTGASFASQVLGTAVAGELTYREGAGVNINVGPTNSPTPGRADALQANLGLTRLLLPTALWDTLTVLGEVSWLQLQDVEPIVVGGATFDTPSNGHTATAYQLLAQFGYQQVFPGWDLTLSLVHGHLFHGKPAIAGALGSFTGEGDERYSVGVTGKYLGNLELQAAWNGYRGTPDLVNKTLADRSHVAFSAKYSF
- a CDS encoding ammonium transporter translates to MVPRAATFALPLVLLTLPGVAWADGPLSTPADIAWVAISAALVFFMQAGFALLEGGTSRAKNSVNVIMKNYADLCVGALAFWAVGFAVMFGTNPSGWIGTTGFFYDPDTGADAMFFVFQAMFAATAATIVSGAVAERMRFFPYALASVVVTGFIYAVFGSWVWGSWIEGQGWLAQLGFIDFAGSTVVHSVGAWCALAGVLVLGPRLGRYGRAGDVRAIPGHNLPMVALGGFILWLGWFGFNGGSTLAASEDVGGVLLNTHLAGAAGWVGATLMQRLLKAPVLMSHSVNGAIAGLVAITAGCASMNTGFAVLTGLIGGMIMVLGSRLLDAWQIDDVVGAVPVHGFAGVWGTIATGLFYADDLFNPERVVIQAVGAFSAFLWAFPVAWVLFYALKKIVGLRADTLHEQRGLDYTEHAEIGYPEFQKELTHGGQR
- a CDS encoding DUF1329 domain-containing protein; this encodes MRTTFICLPAVALISLVASQPAFSAVSAEAAAALGTTLTPTGAERAASEDGRIPEWSGKWLGVPEHVDYDGKRNADPYPDDAPLLTITAANMAEHAANLSEGQKALFARYPDTYRMVVYPTRRDFRHSDTVNENVRRNATEASLTNDGLTLVGAYGGPAFPIPQTGIEVVYNIMTTVGGWMLEAPNVGAYVQPNGAVAWARNELTVFNRYLRGNDREGWNDGDVYSQSISAQKAPPREAGKVSFTVNTFDFLNAPRQAWQYDPGSRRLRKSPDVGFDYPMPVGPRVVDEQNGFNGSPERFDWKLVGRQALYVPFHTNRLEDPATAYADITSTTGHPNPDTLRWELRRVWVVEGTLKPGNRHVYGKRVFYVEEDSWQLSLADLYDRRGELWRVTNNAAAYAYDGQFYYLNASFYQDLLSGAYSAENITSEEPSSARFNRREPRPGEFSIDGVRRAGN